The following are encoded together in the Flavobacterium haoranii genome:
- a CDS encoding S41 family peptidase, whose product MRLFKKHYIITIFAVAFLFIGASFKNDFFEIAKQIEIFTTMFKTVNQNYVDETNPGELIDVAIKNMLSELDPYTVFFNEQDVVRFKINNTGEYTGIGALIQRKDGIITLKEVYKGFAADLAGLKAGDEIFQIDDINLKEYKEDTSQLLRGSKNSTVNVQYTRQGKKLATKVTLKEVELKAVPYYQLLDNSVGYIVLTKFTETASRETRDALIDLKNQGAQKIILDLRGNPGGLLHEAINICNFFVPKNEVIVTTKSKNEKHNQTYRTRNEPIDLEIPLAVIVDGKSASASEIVSGALQDLDRAVVIGSRSFGKGLVQRPLNLSYGTQVKVTISRYYTPSGRCIQALDYSKRDANGKAVKKSKDEFNAFKTKSGRTVYDGGGIQPDVEIAESKTSSITKALVDNNAVFDFATQLYYQKPNNASVSDADFTAFKTFVKQDKYKLNTATEQALENVLEKAKKDKIDDVIAAQYKQLEQAVKASEENEIVKYKKEIVKEIEEELIIRNQYREGLYNFYTKNNSEISKAKEILNNSAQYSNLLK is encoded by the coding sequence ATGAGACTATTTAAAAAACACTATATCATTACAATTTTCGCAGTTGCATTTTTATTTATTGGTGCTAGCTTTAAAAACGATTTTTTTGAAATTGCCAAGCAAATAGAGATTTTCACTACTATGTTTAAAACTGTGAATCAAAACTATGTAGATGAAACCAATCCGGGTGAGTTAATTGATGTAGCTATTAAAAATATGCTATCGGAACTCGACCCATATACTGTGTTTTTTAATGAGCAAGATGTTGTTCGTTTTAAAATTAACAATACTGGCGAATATACCGGAATTGGTGCTTTAATTCAGCGAAAAGACGGAATCATTACTTTGAAAGAAGTTTATAAAGGTTTTGCTGCCGATTTGGCTGGATTAAAAGCTGGAGATGAAATTTTTCAAATAGATGATATTAATTTAAAAGAATATAAAGAAGACACTTCTCAACTTCTAAGAGGCTCAAAAAACTCAACAGTAAATGTACAATATACAAGACAAGGAAAAAAATTAGCTACAAAAGTGACACTTAAGGAAGTAGAACTTAAAGCGGTTCCTTATTATCAATTACTAGATAATTCTGTTGGATACATTGTATTGACTAAGTTTACGGAAACTGCAAGTAGAGAAACTCGAGATGCATTAATCGATTTAAAAAATCAGGGAGCTCAAAAAATAATTTTAGATTTAAGAGGAAATCCAGGAGGTTTACTTCATGAAGCAATCAATATTTGTAATTTCTTCGTACCAAAAAATGAAGTTATCGTAACGACTAAATCTAAAAACGAAAAACACAATCAAACCTACAGAACACGAAACGAACCTATAGATTTAGAAATTCCGTTAGCCGTTATTGTAGATGGCAAAAGTGCTTCTGCTTCAGAAATTGTTTCGGGTGCATTGCAAGATTTAGATAGGGCAGTAGTAATAGGTAGTAGAAGTTTTGGAAAAGGTTTGGTGCAAAGACCATTAAACTTATCTTACGGAACTCAAGTAAAAGTTACTATTTCTCGTTATTACACTCCTTCTGGTAGATGTATTCAAGCGCTAGATTATTCGAAACGCGATGCAAATGGAAAAGCTGTTAAAAAATCAAAAGATGAATTTAATGCTTTTAAAACAAAATCGGGTAGAACCGTTTATGACGGTGGTGGTATTCAACCTGATGTTGAAATTGCAGAATCGAAAACAAGTTCTATTACTAAAGCTTTGGTAGATAATAATGCGGTATTTGATTTTGCTACCCAATTGTATTATCAAAAACCCAATAATGCTTCTGTTTCTGATGCTGATTTTACAGCTTTTAAAACTTTTGTAAAACAAGATAAATACAAACTGAACACTGCAACTGAACAAGCTTTAGAAAATGTATTAGAAAAAGCTAAAAAAGATAAAATTGACGATGTTATTGCCGCTCAATATAAACAATTAGAACAAGCAGTAAAAGCAAGTGAAGAAAATGAAATTGTTAAGTATAAAAAAGAAATCGTAAAAGAAATCGAAGAAGAATTAATTATCAGAAACCAGTATCGAGAAGGGTTATATAATTTCTATACAAAAAACAATTCTGAAATTTCAAAAGCTAAAGAAATTTTAAACAACAGCGCACAATATAGTAATCTATTAAAGTAG